A single window of Papio anubis isolate 15944 chromosome 8, Panubis1.0, whole genome shotgun sequence DNA harbors:
- the PDLIM2 gene encoding PDZ and LIM domain protein 2 isoform X4, whose translation MRSGRARPAWESFMGLPPRPSANWGAGPSLDRLRCAPGGRGHAGSPGRMRAPPAGRPQPAGGPGDSLPHPLGGLGPGGSAWARRAEAAASRARGGGRGGPGITWAEAGPRAPGGLSPESGRPQRERRRLLALSPSRAWTPSPTGERQPGERAHLHPSARPAIPGARFLSAPLSARDPGLVPGPAPWSLASAGAPPRVALSPAGALLLQPPARRVLCPQSEGGTRTGRAGPSSWAPPRGARSAESTDRLKGMALTVDVAGPAPWGFRITGGRDFHTPIMVTKVAERGKAKDADLRPGDIIVAINGESAEGMLHAEAQSKIRQSPSPLRLQLDRSQAASPGQTNGDSSLEVLATRFQGSVRTHTESHSSLRSSYSSPTSLSPRAGSPLSPPPFSSPLAGEAAISRRPALAELATRRCWCCRLPQALVPPGPAWTWKGEASSWTRTRKSSRCSRKIARVGRPPDSPAPFGSCRKPWRLRREEPGCAHPGGPVSPPRLLYLRRLWAEPEDARALLGG comes from the exons ATGCGGAGCGGGAGAGCGCGGCCGGCGTGGGAAAGCTTTATGGGGCTGCCCCCTCGGCCGTCTGCGAACTGGGGCGCGGGGCCGTCACTGGACCGGCTCCGCTGTGCCCCGGGCGGTCGGGGGCATGCGGGCTCTCCGGGGAGGATGAGGGCGCCACCGGCTGGACGGCCGCAGCCTGCAGGGGGCCCTGGGGACAGCCTGCCCCATCCCCTCGGCGGGCTCGGGCCAGGTGGCAGCGCCTGGGCTCGCCGCGCGGAGGCGGCGGCTTCCCGGGCCAGGGGCGGCGGCAGGGGCGGCCCCGGGATCACATGGGCGGAGGCAGGTCCCAGGGCCCCGGGCGGACTCTCCCCAGAGTCGGGCAGACCGCAGCGGGAGCGGCGGCGTCTCCTCGCCCTCTCTCCCTCCCGGGCCTGGACGCCCAGCCCGACAGGTGAGCGGCAGCCAGGTGAGCGTGCCCACCTGCACCCCTCCGCGCGGCCCGCCATCCCCGGCGCCCGGTTCCTCTCCGCGCCCCTATCGGCGCGGGACCCTGGCCTCGTTCCCGGCCCGGCGCCTTGGAGCCTCGCATCGGCGGGGGCGCCCCCGCGGGTTGCACTCTCCCCGGCCGGCGCgctcctcctccagcccccgGCCCGCAGGGTACTTTGCCCTCAGAGCGAAGGAGGCACCAGAACTGGGAGAGCCGGGCCATCCAGCTGGGCACCTCCCCGCGGCGCCCGCAGCGCGGAGTCCACTGACCGGCTCAAAG GTATGGCGCTCACAGTGGATGTGGCTGGGCCAGCGCCCTGGGGCTTCCGTATCACAGGGGGCAGGGACTTCCACACGCCCATCATGGTGACCAAG GTGGCTGAGCGGGGCAAAGCCAAGGACGCTGACCTCCGGCCTGGAGACATAATTGTAGCCATCAACGGGGAAAGCGCGGAGGGCATGCTGCATGCCGAGGCCCAGAGCAAGATCCGCCAGAGCCCCTCGCCTCTGCGGCTGCAGCTGGACCG GTCTCAGGCTGCGTCTCCAGGGCAGACCAATGGGGACAGCTCCTTGGAAGTGCTGGCGACTCGTTTCCAG GGCTCCGTGAGGACACACACTGAGAGTCATTCCTCCCTAAGGTCCTCCTACTCCAGCCCAACCTCCCTCAGCCCAAGGGCTGGCAGCCCCTTGTCACCACCACCCTTCAGTAGCCCCCTCGCTGGAGAGGCGGCCATCAGCCGCAG GCCGGCCTTGGCCGAGCTGGCGACTCGGCGGTGCTGGTGCTGCCGCCTTCCCCAGGCCCTCGTTCCTCCAGGCCCAG CGTGGACTTGGAAGGGGGAAGCCTCCTCCTGGACGAGGACTCGGAAGTCTTCAAGATGCTCCAGGAAAATCGCGAGGGTCGGGCGGCCCCCCGACAGTCCAGCTCCTTTCGGCTCTTGCAGGaagccctggaggctgaggagagag GAACCAGGCTGTGCGCATCCAGGAGGGCCGGTATCGCCACCCCGGCTGCTATACCTGCGCCGACTGTGGGCTGAACCTGAAGATGCGCGGGCACTTCTGGGTGGGTGA
- the PDLIM2 gene encoding PDZ and LIM domain protein 2 isoform X2: MRSGRARPAWESFMGLPPRPSANWGAGPSLDRLRCAPGGRGHAGSPGRMRAPPAGRPQPAGGPGDSLPHPLGGLGPGGSAWARRAEAAASRARGGGRGGPGITWAEAGPRAPGGLSPESGRPQRERRRLLALSPSRAWTPSPTGERQPGERAHLHPSARPAIPGARFLSAPLSARDPGLVPGPAPWSLASAGAPPRVALSPAGALLLQPPARRVLCPQSEGGTRTGRAGPSSWAPPRGARSAESTDRLKGMALTVDVAGPAPWGFRITGGRDFHTPIMVTKVAERGKAKDADLRPGDIIVAINGESAEGMLHAEAQSKIRQSPSPLRLQLDRSQAASPGQTNGDSSLEVLATRFQGSVRTHTESHSSLRSSYSSPTSLSPRAGSPLSPPPFSSPLAGEAAISRSFQSLACSPGLPAADRLSYSGRPGSRQAGLGRAGDSAVLVLPPSPGPRSSRPSPGKRPSFLAAAHPTAWTWKGEASSWTRTRKSSRCSRKIARVGRPPDSPAPFGSCRKPWRLRREEPGCAHPGGPVSPPRLLYLRRLWAEPEDARALLGG; this comes from the exons ATGCGGAGCGGGAGAGCGCGGCCGGCGTGGGAAAGCTTTATGGGGCTGCCCCCTCGGCCGTCTGCGAACTGGGGCGCGGGGCCGTCACTGGACCGGCTCCGCTGTGCCCCGGGCGGTCGGGGGCATGCGGGCTCTCCGGGGAGGATGAGGGCGCCACCGGCTGGACGGCCGCAGCCTGCAGGGGGCCCTGGGGACAGCCTGCCCCATCCCCTCGGCGGGCTCGGGCCAGGTGGCAGCGCCTGGGCTCGCCGCGCGGAGGCGGCGGCTTCCCGGGCCAGGGGCGGCGGCAGGGGCGGCCCCGGGATCACATGGGCGGAGGCAGGTCCCAGGGCCCCGGGCGGACTCTCCCCAGAGTCGGGCAGACCGCAGCGGGAGCGGCGGCGTCTCCTCGCCCTCTCTCCCTCCCGGGCCTGGACGCCCAGCCCGACAGGTGAGCGGCAGCCAGGTGAGCGTGCCCACCTGCACCCCTCCGCGCGGCCCGCCATCCCCGGCGCCCGGTTCCTCTCCGCGCCCCTATCGGCGCGGGACCCTGGCCTCGTTCCCGGCCCGGCGCCTTGGAGCCTCGCATCGGCGGGGGCGCCCCCGCGGGTTGCACTCTCCCCGGCCGGCGCgctcctcctccagcccccgGCCCGCAGGGTACTTTGCCCTCAGAGCGAAGGAGGCACCAGAACTGGGAGAGCCGGGCCATCCAGCTGGGCACCTCCCCGCGGCGCCCGCAGCGCGGAGTCCACTGACCGGCTCAAAG GTATGGCGCTCACAGTGGATGTGGCTGGGCCAGCGCCCTGGGGCTTCCGTATCACAGGGGGCAGGGACTTCCACACGCCCATCATGGTGACCAAG GTGGCTGAGCGGGGCAAAGCCAAGGACGCTGACCTCCGGCCTGGAGACATAATTGTAGCCATCAACGGGGAAAGCGCGGAGGGCATGCTGCATGCCGAGGCCCAGAGCAAGATCCGCCAGAGCCCCTCGCCTCTGCGGCTGCAGCTGGACCG GTCTCAGGCTGCGTCTCCAGGGCAGACCAATGGGGACAGCTCCTTGGAAGTGCTGGCGACTCGTTTCCAG GGCTCCGTGAGGACACACACTGAGAGTCATTCCTCCCTAAGGTCCTCCTACTCCAGCCCAACCTCCCTCAGCCCAAGGGCTGGCAGCCCCTTGTCACCACCACCCTTCAGTAGCCCCCTCGCTGGAGAGGCGGCCATCAGCCGCAG TTTCCAGAGTCTGGCGTGTTCCCCGGGCCTCCCTGCTGCTGACCGCCTGTCCTACTCAGGCCGCCCGGGAAGCCGACAG GCCGGCCTTGGCCGAGCTGGCGACTCGGCGGTGCTGGTGCTGCCGCCTTCCCCAGGCCCTCGTTCCTCCAGGCCCAG CCCCGGCAAGAGACCCTCATTCCTGGCTGCCGCCCACCCAACAGCGTGGACTTGGAAGGGGGAAGCCTCCTCCTGGACGAGGACTCGGAAGTCTTCAAGATGCTCCAGGAAAATCGCGAGGGTCGGGCGGCCCCCCGACAGTCCAGCTCCTTTCGGCTCTTGCAGGaagccctggaggctgaggagagag GAACCAGGCTGTGCGCATCCAGGAGGGCCGGTATCGCCACCCCGGCTGCTATACCTGCGCCGACTGTGGGCTGAACCTGAAGATGCGCGGGCACTTCTGGGTGGGTGA
- the PDLIM2 gene encoding PDZ and LIM domain protein 2 isoform X5: MRSGRARPAWESFMGLPPRPSANWGAGPSLDRLRCAPGGRGHAGSPGRMRAPPAGRPQPAGGPGDSLPHPLGGLGPGGSAWARRAEAAASRARGGGRGGPGITWAEAGPRAPGGLSPESGRPQRERRRLLALSPSRAWTPSPTGERQPGMALTVDVAGPAPWGFRITGGRDFHTPIMVTKVAERGKAKDADLRPGDIIVAINGESAEGMLHAEAQSKIRQSPSPLRLQLDRSQAASPGQTNGDSSLEVLATRFQGSVRTHTESHSSLRSSYSSPTSLSPRAGSPLSPPPFSSPLAGEAAISRSFQSLACSPGLPAADRLSYSGRPGSRQAGLGRAGDSAVLVLPPSPGPRSSRPSVDLEGGSLLLDEDSEVFKMLQENREGRAAPRQSSSFRLLQEALEAEERGGTPAFLPSSLSPQSSLPASRALATPPKLHTCEKCSTSIANQAVRIQEGRYRHPGCYTCADCGLNLKMRGHFWVGDELYCEKHARQRYSAPATLSSRA, encoded by the exons ATGCGGAGCGGGAGAGCGCGGCCGGCGTGGGAAAGCTTTATGGGGCTGCCCCCTCGGCCGTCTGCGAACTGGGGCGCGGGGCCGTCACTGGACCGGCTCCGCTGTGCCCCGGGCGGTCGGGGGCATGCGGGCTCTCCGGGGAGGATGAGGGCGCCACCGGCTGGACGGCCGCAGCCTGCAGGGGGCCCTGGGGACAGCCTGCCCCATCCCCTCGGCGGGCTCGGGCCAGGTGGCAGCGCCTGGGCTCGCCGCGCGGAGGCGGCGGCTTCCCGGGCCAGGGGCGGCGGCAGGGGCGGCCCCGGGATCACATGGGCGGAGGCAGGTCCCAGGGCCCCGGGCGGACTCTCCCCAGAGTCGGGCAGACCGCAGCGGGAGCGGCGGCGTCTCCTCGCCCTCTCTCCCTCCCGGGCCTGGACGCCCAGCCCGACAGGTGAGCGGCAGCCAG GTATGGCGCTCACAGTGGATGTGGCTGGGCCAGCGCCCTGGGGCTTCCGTATCACAGGGGGCAGGGACTTCCACACGCCCATCATGGTGACCAAG GTGGCTGAGCGGGGCAAAGCCAAGGACGCTGACCTCCGGCCTGGAGACATAATTGTAGCCATCAACGGGGAAAGCGCGGAGGGCATGCTGCATGCCGAGGCCCAGAGCAAGATCCGCCAGAGCCCCTCGCCTCTGCGGCTGCAGCTGGACCG GTCTCAGGCTGCGTCTCCAGGGCAGACCAATGGGGACAGCTCCTTGGAAGTGCTGGCGACTCGTTTCCAG GGCTCCGTGAGGACACACACTGAGAGTCATTCCTCCCTAAGGTCCTCCTACTCCAGCCCAACCTCCCTCAGCCCAAGGGCTGGCAGCCCCTTGTCACCACCACCCTTCAGTAGCCCCCTCGCTGGAGAGGCGGCCATCAGCCGCAG TTTCCAGAGTCTGGCGTGTTCCCCGGGCCTCCCTGCTGCTGACCGCCTGTCCTACTCAGGCCGCCCGGGAAGCCGACAG GCCGGCCTTGGCCGAGCTGGCGACTCGGCGGTGCTGGTGCTGCCGCCTTCCCCAGGCCCTCGTTCCTCCAGGCCCAG CGTGGACTTGGAAGGGGGAAGCCTCCTCCTGGACGAGGACTCGGAAGTCTTCAAGATGCTCCAGGAAAATCGCGAGGGTCGGGCGGCCCCCCGACAGTCCAGCTCCTTTCGGCTCTTGCAGGaagccctggaggctgaggagagag GTGGCACGCCAGCCTTCCTGCCCAGCTCACTGAGCCCCCAGTCCTCCCTGCCCGCCTCCAGGGCCCTGGCCACCCCTCCCAAGCTCCACACTTGTGAGAAGTGCAGTACCAGCATCGC GAACCAGGCTGTGCGCATCCAGGAGGGCCGGTATCGCCACCCCGGCTGCTATACCTGCGCCGACTGTGGGCTGAACCTGAAGATGCGCGGGCACTTCTGGGTGGGTGACGAGCTGTACTGTGAGAAGCATGCCCGCCAGCGCTACTCCGCACCTGCCACCCTCAGCTCTCGGGCTTGA
- the PDLIM2 gene encoding PDZ and LIM domain protein 2 isoform X3, with amino-acid sequence MRSGRARPAWESFMGLPPRPSANWGAGPSLDRLRCAPGGRGHAGSPGRMRAPPAGRPQPAGGPGDSLPHPLGGLGPGGSAWARRAEAAASRARGGGRGGPGITWAEAGPRAPGGLSPESGRPQRERRRLLALSPSRAWTPSPTGERQPGERAHLHPSARPAIPGARFLSAPLSARDPGLVPGPAPWSLASAGAPPRVALSPAGALLLQPPARRVLCPQSEGGTRTGRAGPSSWAPPRGARSAESTDRLKGMALTVDVAGPAPWGFRITGGRDFHTPIMVTKVAERGKAKDADLRPGDIIVAINGESAEGMLHAEAQSKIRQSPSPLRLQLDRSQAASPGQTNGDSSLEVLATRFQGSVRTHTESHSSLRSSYSSPTSLSPRAGSPLSPPPFSSPLAGEAAISRSFQSLACSPGLPAADRLSYSGRPGSRQAGLGRAGDSAVLVLPPSPGPRSSRPSVDLEGGSLLLDEDSEVFKMLQENREGRAAPRQSSSFRLLQEALEAEERGTRLCASRRAGIATPAAIPAPTVG; translated from the exons ATGCGGAGCGGGAGAGCGCGGCCGGCGTGGGAAAGCTTTATGGGGCTGCCCCCTCGGCCGTCTGCGAACTGGGGCGCGGGGCCGTCACTGGACCGGCTCCGCTGTGCCCCGGGCGGTCGGGGGCATGCGGGCTCTCCGGGGAGGATGAGGGCGCCACCGGCTGGACGGCCGCAGCCTGCAGGGGGCCCTGGGGACAGCCTGCCCCATCCCCTCGGCGGGCTCGGGCCAGGTGGCAGCGCCTGGGCTCGCCGCGCGGAGGCGGCGGCTTCCCGGGCCAGGGGCGGCGGCAGGGGCGGCCCCGGGATCACATGGGCGGAGGCAGGTCCCAGGGCCCCGGGCGGACTCTCCCCAGAGTCGGGCAGACCGCAGCGGGAGCGGCGGCGTCTCCTCGCCCTCTCTCCCTCCCGGGCCTGGACGCCCAGCCCGACAGGTGAGCGGCAGCCAGGTGAGCGTGCCCACCTGCACCCCTCCGCGCGGCCCGCCATCCCCGGCGCCCGGTTCCTCTCCGCGCCCCTATCGGCGCGGGACCCTGGCCTCGTTCCCGGCCCGGCGCCTTGGAGCCTCGCATCGGCGGGGGCGCCCCCGCGGGTTGCACTCTCCCCGGCCGGCGCgctcctcctccagcccccgGCCCGCAGGGTACTTTGCCCTCAGAGCGAAGGAGGCACCAGAACTGGGAGAGCCGGGCCATCCAGCTGGGCACCTCCCCGCGGCGCCCGCAGCGCGGAGTCCACTGACCGGCTCAAAG GTATGGCGCTCACAGTGGATGTGGCTGGGCCAGCGCCCTGGGGCTTCCGTATCACAGGGGGCAGGGACTTCCACACGCCCATCATGGTGACCAAG GTGGCTGAGCGGGGCAAAGCCAAGGACGCTGACCTCCGGCCTGGAGACATAATTGTAGCCATCAACGGGGAAAGCGCGGAGGGCATGCTGCATGCCGAGGCCCAGAGCAAGATCCGCCAGAGCCCCTCGCCTCTGCGGCTGCAGCTGGACCG GTCTCAGGCTGCGTCTCCAGGGCAGACCAATGGGGACAGCTCCTTGGAAGTGCTGGCGACTCGTTTCCAG GGCTCCGTGAGGACACACACTGAGAGTCATTCCTCCCTAAGGTCCTCCTACTCCAGCCCAACCTCCCTCAGCCCAAGGGCTGGCAGCCCCTTGTCACCACCACCCTTCAGTAGCCCCCTCGCTGGAGAGGCGGCCATCAGCCGCAG TTTCCAGAGTCTGGCGTGTTCCCCGGGCCTCCCTGCTGCTGACCGCCTGTCCTACTCAGGCCGCCCGGGAAGCCGACAG GCCGGCCTTGGCCGAGCTGGCGACTCGGCGGTGCTGGTGCTGCCGCCTTCCCCAGGCCCTCGTTCCTCCAGGCCCAG CGTGGACTTGGAAGGGGGAAGCCTCCTCCTGGACGAGGACTCGGAAGTCTTCAAGATGCTCCAGGAAAATCGCGAGGGTCGGGCGGCCCCCCGACAGTCCAGCTCCTTTCGGCTCTTGCAGGaagccctggaggctgaggagagag GAACCAGGCTGTGCGCATCCAGGAGGGCCGGTATCGCCACCCCGGCTGCTATACCTGCGCCGACTGTGGGCTGA
- the PDLIM2 gene encoding PDZ and LIM domain protein 2 isoform X6, translated as MRSGRARPAWESFMGLPPRPSANWGAGPSLDRLRCAPGGRGHAGSPGRMRAPPAGRPQPAGGPGDSLPHPLGGLGPGGSAWARRAEAAASRARGGGRGGPGITWAEAGPRAPGGLSPESGRPQRERRRLLALSPSRAWTPSPTGMALTVDVAGPAPWGFRITGGRDFHTPIMVTKVAERGKAKDADLRPGDIIVAINGESAEGMLHAEAQSKIRQSPSPLRLQLDRSQAASPGQTNGDSSLEVLATRFQGSVRTHTESHSSLRSSYSSPTSLSPRAGSPLSPPPFSSPLAGEAAISRSFQSLACSPGLPAADRLSYSGRPGSRQAGLGRAGDSAVLVLPPSPGPRSSRPSVDLEGGSLLLDEDSEVFKMLQENREGRAAPRQSSSFRLLQEALEAEERGGTPAFLPSSLSPQSSLPASRALATPPKLHTCEKCSTSIANQAVRIQEGRYRHPGCYTCADCGLNLKMRGHFWVGDELYCEKHARQRYSAPATLSSRA; from the exons ATGCGGAGCGGGAGAGCGCGGCCGGCGTGGGAAAGCTTTATGGGGCTGCCCCCTCGGCCGTCTGCGAACTGGGGCGCGGGGCCGTCACTGGACCGGCTCCGCTGTGCCCCGGGCGGTCGGGGGCATGCGGGCTCTCCGGGGAGGATGAGGGCGCCACCGGCTGGACGGCCGCAGCCTGCAGGGGGCCCTGGGGACAGCCTGCCCCATCCCCTCGGCGGGCTCGGGCCAGGTGGCAGCGCCTGGGCTCGCCGCGCGGAGGCGGCGGCTTCCCGGGCCAGGGGCGGCGGCAGGGGCGGCCCCGGGATCACATGGGCGGAGGCAGGTCCCAGGGCCCCGGGCGGACTCTCCCCAGAGTCGGGCAGACCGCAGCGGGAGCGGCGGCGTCTCCTCGCCCTCTCTCCCTCCCGGGCCTGGACGCCCAGCCCGACAG GTATGGCGCTCACAGTGGATGTGGCTGGGCCAGCGCCCTGGGGCTTCCGTATCACAGGGGGCAGGGACTTCCACACGCCCATCATGGTGACCAAG GTGGCTGAGCGGGGCAAAGCCAAGGACGCTGACCTCCGGCCTGGAGACATAATTGTAGCCATCAACGGGGAAAGCGCGGAGGGCATGCTGCATGCCGAGGCCCAGAGCAAGATCCGCCAGAGCCCCTCGCCTCTGCGGCTGCAGCTGGACCG GTCTCAGGCTGCGTCTCCAGGGCAGACCAATGGGGACAGCTCCTTGGAAGTGCTGGCGACTCGTTTCCAG GGCTCCGTGAGGACACACACTGAGAGTCATTCCTCCCTAAGGTCCTCCTACTCCAGCCCAACCTCCCTCAGCCCAAGGGCTGGCAGCCCCTTGTCACCACCACCCTTCAGTAGCCCCCTCGCTGGAGAGGCGGCCATCAGCCGCAG TTTCCAGAGTCTGGCGTGTTCCCCGGGCCTCCCTGCTGCTGACCGCCTGTCCTACTCAGGCCGCCCGGGAAGCCGACAG GCCGGCCTTGGCCGAGCTGGCGACTCGGCGGTGCTGGTGCTGCCGCCTTCCCCAGGCCCTCGTTCCTCCAGGCCCAG CGTGGACTTGGAAGGGGGAAGCCTCCTCCTGGACGAGGACTCGGAAGTCTTCAAGATGCTCCAGGAAAATCGCGAGGGTCGGGCGGCCCCCCGACAGTCCAGCTCCTTTCGGCTCTTGCAGGaagccctggaggctgaggagagag GTGGCACGCCAGCCTTCCTGCCCAGCTCACTGAGCCCCCAGTCCTCCCTGCCCGCCTCCAGGGCCCTGGCCACCCCTCCCAAGCTCCACACTTGTGAGAAGTGCAGTACCAGCATCGC GAACCAGGCTGTGCGCATCCAGGAGGGCCGGTATCGCCACCCCGGCTGCTATACCTGCGCCGACTGTGGGCTGAACCTGAAGATGCGCGGGCACTTCTGGGTGGGTGACGAGCTGTACTGTGAGAAGCATGCCCGCCAGCGCTACTCCGCACCTGCCACCCTCAGCTCTCGGGCTTGA
- the PDLIM2 gene encoding PDZ and LIM domain protein 2 isoform X1 — translation MRSGRARPAWESFMGLPPRPSANWGAGPSLDRLRCAPGGRGHAGSPGRMRAPPAGRPQPAGGPGDSLPHPLGGLGPGGSAWARRAEAAASRARGGGRGGPGITWAEAGPRAPGGLSPESGRPQRERRRLLALSPSRAWTPSPTGERQPGERAHLHPSARPAIPGARFLSAPLSARDPGLVPGPAPWSLASAGAPPRVALSPAGALLLQPPARRVLCPQSEGGTRTGRAGPSSWAPPRGARSAESTDRLKGMALTVDVAGPAPWGFRITGGRDFHTPIMVTKVAERGKAKDADLRPGDIIVAINGESAEGMLHAEAQSKIRQSPSPLRLQLDRSQAASPGQTNGDSSLEVLATRFQGSVRTHTESHSSLRSSYSSPTSLSPRAGSPLSPPPFSSPLAGEAAISRSFQSLACSPGLPAADRLSYSGRPGSRQAGLGRAGDSAVLVLPPSPGPRSSRPSVDLEGGSLLLDEDSEVFKMLQENREGRAAPRQSSSFRLLQEALEAEERGGTPAFLPSSLSPQSSLPASRALATPPKLHTCEKCSTSIANQAVRIQEGRYRHPGCYTCADCGLNLKMRGHFWVGDELYCEKHARQRYSAPATLSSRA, via the exons ATGCGGAGCGGGAGAGCGCGGCCGGCGTGGGAAAGCTTTATGGGGCTGCCCCCTCGGCCGTCTGCGAACTGGGGCGCGGGGCCGTCACTGGACCGGCTCCGCTGTGCCCCGGGCGGTCGGGGGCATGCGGGCTCTCCGGGGAGGATGAGGGCGCCACCGGCTGGACGGCCGCAGCCTGCAGGGGGCCCTGGGGACAGCCTGCCCCATCCCCTCGGCGGGCTCGGGCCAGGTGGCAGCGCCTGGGCTCGCCGCGCGGAGGCGGCGGCTTCCCGGGCCAGGGGCGGCGGCAGGGGCGGCCCCGGGATCACATGGGCGGAGGCAGGTCCCAGGGCCCCGGGCGGACTCTCCCCAGAGTCGGGCAGACCGCAGCGGGAGCGGCGGCGTCTCCTCGCCCTCTCTCCCTCCCGGGCCTGGACGCCCAGCCCGACAGGTGAGCGGCAGCCAGGTGAGCGTGCCCACCTGCACCCCTCCGCGCGGCCCGCCATCCCCGGCGCCCGGTTCCTCTCCGCGCCCCTATCGGCGCGGGACCCTGGCCTCGTTCCCGGCCCGGCGCCTTGGAGCCTCGCATCGGCGGGGGCGCCCCCGCGGGTTGCACTCTCCCCGGCCGGCGCgctcctcctccagcccccgGCCCGCAGGGTACTTTGCCCTCAGAGCGAAGGAGGCACCAGAACTGGGAGAGCCGGGCCATCCAGCTGGGCACCTCCCCGCGGCGCCCGCAGCGCGGAGTCCACTGACCGGCTCAAAG GTATGGCGCTCACAGTGGATGTGGCTGGGCCAGCGCCCTGGGGCTTCCGTATCACAGGGGGCAGGGACTTCCACACGCCCATCATGGTGACCAAG GTGGCTGAGCGGGGCAAAGCCAAGGACGCTGACCTCCGGCCTGGAGACATAATTGTAGCCATCAACGGGGAAAGCGCGGAGGGCATGCTGCATGCCGAGGCCCAGAGCAAGATCCGCCAGAGCCCCTCGCCTCTGCGGCTGCAGCTGGACCG GTCTCAGGCTGCGTCTCCAGGGCAGACCAATGGGGACAGCTCCTTGGAAGTGCTGGCGACTCGTTTCCAG GGCTCCGTGAGGACACACACTGAGAGTCATTCCTCCCTAAGGTCCTCCTACTCCAGCCCAACCTCCCTCAGCCCAAGGGCTGGCAGCCCCTTGTCACCACCACCCTTCAGTAGCCCCCTCGCTGGAGAGGCGGCCATCAGCCGCAG TTTCCAGAGTCTGGCGTGTTCCCCGGGCCTCCCTGCTGCTGACCGCCTGTCCTACTCAGGCCGCCCGGGAAGCCGACAG GCCGGCCTTGGCCGAGCTGGCGACTCGGCGGTGCTGGTGCTGCCGCCTTCCCCAGGCCCTCGTTCCTCCAGGCCCAG CGTGGACTTGGAAGGGGGAAGCCTCCTCCTGGACGAGGACTCGGAAGTCTTCAAGATGCTCCAGGAAAATCGCGAGGGTCGGGCGGCCCCCCGACAGTCCAGCTCCTTTCGGCTCTTGCAGGaagccctggaggctgaggagagag GTGGCACGCCAGCCTTCCTGCCCAGCTCACTGAGCCCCCAGTCCTCCCTGCCCGCCTCCAGGGCCCTGGCCACCCCTCCCAAGCTCCACACTTGTGAGAAGTGCAGTACCAGCATCGC GAACCAGGCTGTGCGCATCCAGGAGGGCCGGTATCGCCACCCCGGCTGCTATACCTGCGCCGACTGTGGGCTGAACCTGAAGATGCGCGGGCACTTCTGGGTGGGTGACGAGCTGTACTGTGAGAAGCATGCCCGCCAGCGCTACTCCGCACCTGCCACCCTCAGCTCTCGGGCTTGA
- the PDLIM2 gene encoding PDZ and LIM domain protein 2 isoform X7, with amino-acid sequence MALTVDVAGPAPWGFRITGGRDFHTPIMVTKVAERGKAKDADLRPGDIIVAINGESAEGMLHAEAQSKIRQSPSPLRLQLDRSQAASPGQTNGDSSLEVLATRFQGSVRTHTESHSSLRSSYSSPTSLSPRAGSPLSPPPFSSPLAGEAAISRSFQSLACSPGLPAADRLSYSGRPGSRQAGLGRAGDSAVLVLPPSPGPRSSRPSVDLEGGSLLLDEDSEVFKMLQENREGRAAPRQSSSFRLLQEALEAEERGGTPAFLPSSLSPQSSLPASRALATPPKLHTCEKCSTSIANQAVRIQEGRYRHPGCYTCADCGLNLKMRGHFWVGDELYCEKHARQRYSAPATLSSRA; translated from the exons ATGGCGCTCACAGTGGATGTGGCTGGGCCAGCGCCCTGGGGCTTCCGTATCACAGGGGGCAGGGACTTCCACACGCCCATCATGGTGACCAAG GTGGCTGAGCGGGGCAAAGCCAAGGACGCTGACCTCCGGCCTGGAGACATAATTGTAGCCATCAACGGGGAAAGCGCGGAGGGCATGCTGCATGCCGAGGCCCAGAGCAAGATCCGCCAGAGCCCCTCGCCTCTGCGGCTGCAGCTGGACCG GTCTCAGGCTGCGTCTCCAGGGCAGACCAATGGGGACAGCTCCTTGGAAGTGCTGGCGACTCGTTTCCAG GGCTCCGTGAGGACACACACTGAGAGTCATTCCTCCCTAAGGTCCTCCTACTCCAGCCCAACCTCCCTCAGCCCAAGGGCTGGCAGCCCCTTGTCACCACCACCCTTCAGTAGCCCCCTCGCTGGAGAGGCGGCCATCAGCCGCAG TTTCCAGAGTCTGGCGTGTTCCCCGGGCCTCCCTGCTGCTGACCGCCTGTCCTACTCAGGCCGCCCGGGAAGCCGACAG GCCGGCCTTGGCCGAGCTGGCGACTCGGCGGTGCTGGTGCTGCCGCCTTCCCCAGGCCCTCGTTCCTCCAGGCCCAG CGTGGACTTGGAAGGGGGAAGCCTCCTCCTGGACGAGGACTCGGAAGTCTTCAAGATGCTCCAGGAAAATCGCGAGGGTCGGGCGGCCCCCCGACAGTCCAGCTCCTTTCGGCTCTTGCAGGaagccctggaggctgaggagagag GTGGCACGCCAGCCTTCCTGCCCAGCTCACTGAGCCCCCAGTCCTCCCTGCCCGCCTCCAGGGCCCTGGCCACCCCTCCCAAGCTCCACACTTGTGAGAAGTGCAGTACCAGCATCGC GAACCAGGCTGTGCGCATCCAGGAGGGCCGGTATCGCCACCCCGGCTGCTATACCTGCGCCGACTGTGGGCTGAACCTGAAGATGCGCGGGCACTTCTGGGTGGGTGACGAGCTGTACTGTGAGAAGCATGCCCGCCAGCGCTACTCCGCACCTGCCACCCTCAGCTCTCGGGCTTGA